A region from the Desulfoglaeba alkanexedens ALDC genome encodes:
- a CDS encoding lytic transglycosylase domain-containing protein has product MWVPFIPTPTEMDLCGEAVPLGDEEVWERFDREFTIVVYSHAQVYLWLKRAERFFPWFEDELERRGLPRDLKYVAVAESDLQHTAASPMGAVGIWQFIPATGNRYGLNAKGVIDERYDFEKATGSALNYLKDLHDMFGNWALAIAAYNCGEGRVRQELAQQKVRDYYSLKLPLETERYVFRILAIKAVLSDPARYGYALPAGAGYKMPDVETVSVRFPATVPIQAVADLAGITYREFKRLNPSFRSSDIPSGTYLLRFPKGRGDRVAEGAEALAERFKPRAVVHTVRSGDTLSGIARRYGVTTDEIKRWNGLRSNIIRTGQRLQIQR; this is encoded by the coding sequence GTGTGGGTCCCCTTCATTCCCACCCCGACCGAAATGGACCTGTGCGGTGAAGCGGTTCCACTGGGAGATGAAGAGGTCTGGGAACGGTTTGATCGTGAATTTACTATCGTGGTTTATTCTCACGCGCAGGTCTACCTTTGGCTCAAGCGGGCGGAGCGCTTCTTCCCCTGGTTCGAAGATGAACTGGAGCGCCGCGGGCTGCCTCGGGACCTCAAATACGTGGCCGTCGCCGAAAGCGATCTCCAGCATACCGCGGCGTCCCCCATGGGGGCCGTGGGGATTTGGCAGTTCATCCCCGCTACGGGGAACCGCTACGGGCTCAACGCCAAAGGTGTTATCGACGAACGCTACGACTTCGAAAAGGCCACCGGCAGCGCCCTCAACTACCTGAAGGACCTCCACGACATGTTCGGAAACTGGGCGCTTGCCATCGCGGCTTACAACTGCGGGGAAGGCCGCGTAAGGCAGGAACTGGCCCAACAGAAAGTCCGCGACTATTACAGTCTGAAGCTGCCTCTGGAGACGGAACGATACGTTTTCCGAATACTGGCCATCAAGGCGGTTTTGAGCGATCCCGCCCGCTATGGGTATGCTCTGCCGGCGGGAGCCGGGTACAAGATGCCCGATGTGGAAACGGTGTCCGTCCGGTTTCCGGCTACCGTTCCCATCCAGGCCGTGGCCGATCTCGCGGGAATCACCTATCGTGAGTTCAAACGCCTCAACCCCTCGTTTCGTTCCAGCGATATCCCTTCGGGCACCTACCTGCTGAGGTTCCCGAAGGGCCGCGGGGACCGGGTTGCGGAGGGAGCGGAGGCGCTGGCCGAACGGTTCAAGCCTCGGGCCGTTGTCCACACCGTCCGCAGCGGTGACACGCTGAGCGGGATCGCCCGC
- the istB gene encoding IS21-like element helper ATPase IstB, translating to MELAGLLEKMKMEHLLSQIDSVCEQASKRDLSYKDFLAEALQAEWRGRHGKAVEARLKMARFPWVKTLEQFDFSFQPSIDRKVIRELSGLSFVDRAENVILLGPPGVGKTHLSISLGVKAVEAGYRVLFLTLESMLTRLTRARMENRVERQLQQFVYPRVLIIDEMGYLPMSRDEAGLFFRLLTRRYEKASLIITSNKSFVDWGEIFNDQVLATAILDRLLHHCTTLNIKGDSFRLKEKRKAGLVGAGPAIPGADGLWAKSGRERRVFECSAGRLG from the coding sequence ATGGAGCTAGCAGGCCTCCTTGAGAAGATGAAGATGGAGCACCTTCTCTCGCAGATCGATTCAGTCTGTGAGCAGGCATCAAAGAGGGATCTCTCCTATAAAGACTTCCTTGCGGAAGCCCTTCAGGCCGAATGGCGGGGCAGACACGGAAAGGCCGTTGAGGCCAGACTCAAGATGGCCCGATTCCCCTGGGTGAAAACTCTTGAGCAATTTGACTTCTCGTTTCAGCCAAGCATCGATCGCAAGGTGATCCGTGAACTCTCGGGACTCTCCTTCGTCGATAGGGCAGAGAATGTGATCCTCCTTGGCCCTCCGGGGGTGGGAAAGACACATCTTTCCATTTCGCTGGGAGTAAAAGCCGTAGAGGCCGGATACCGAGTCCTCTTCCTTACTCTCGAGTCGATGCTTACTCGGCTCACTCGAGCCCGGATGGAGAACCGGGTGGAGAGGCAACTCCAACAGTTTGTCTACCCAAGAGTGCTCATCATCGATGAGATGGGATACCTCCCGATGAGCCGAGATGAAGCAGGGCTTTTCTTCAGGCTTCTTACCAGAAGATACGAGAAGGCCTCTTTGATCATCACCTCCAACAAGAGCTTTGTTGACTGGGGGGAGATCTTCAATGATCAGGTGCTGGCCACAGCCATACTCGATAGGCTCCTTCACCACTGCACCACCCTCAACATCAAAGGGGATAGTTTCAGGCTCAAAGAAAAGAGAAAGGCAGGGCTTGTCGGAGCCGGTCCAGCAATTCCCGGAGCGGATGGTCTCTGGGCGAAAAGCGGGCGTGAAAGGAGAGTCTTCGAGTGTTCAGCGGGCCGTTTGGGGTGA
- the ndk gene encoding nucleoside-diphosphate kinase — protein MERTLSIIKPDGVRQGVIGEVIRRFESAGIRIAAMKMLQLTQAEAEGFYAVHRERPFFESLTRFMSSGPIVVMVLEGDGVIARNREIMGATNPKDAAPGTIRKDFASSVEQNVVHGSDAPETARTEIAYFFSEMEICA, from the coding sequence ATGGAGCGGACGCTGTCGATCATCAAGCCGGACGGAGTGCGGCAAGGCGTGATCGGGGAGGTCATCAGGCGGTTCGAGTCGGCGGGAATCAGGATCGCCGCCATGAAGATGTTGCAGCTCACCCAGGCCGAGGCGGAAGGCTTCTACGCAGTGCATCGCGAGCGGCCGTTTTTTGAAAGCCTCACCCGGTTCATGTCTTCCGGGCCCATCGTGGTTATGGTGCTTGAAGGCGACGGCGTGATCGCCAGGAACAGGGAGATCATGGGCGCCACGAACCCGAAGGATGCCGCTCCCGGAACGATTCGTAAGGATTTTGCGTCCAGCGTGGAGCAGAACGTCGTTCATGGATCCGATGCTCCGGAGACCGCGAGGACGGAAATCGCTTACTTTTTCAGTGAAATGGAGATCTGCGCGTGA